In one Arthrobacter jinronghuae genomic region, the following are encoded:
- a CDS encoding HAD family hydrolase — MTPRGTRWYLFDYGMVISTAPAPEDWGLLEQATGFRELEAGTSPYWRRREDFDAGRLTPAQYWESVLGRDAGQAEVDTLEELDAAQWAHLNPRTMGVLETLHSEGANLALLSNMPDGMSRRYSAESPWAQYFSKLYFSGRMGLVKPDRQIFERVVAGLGAAPEDIVFIDDNTQNISMARTMGFRTILHTGGTDLRAELSGLGR, encoded by the coding sequence ATGACTCCCCGTGGAACCCGCTGGTACCTCTTCGATTACGGCATGGTGATTTCGACGGCTCCTGCTCCGGAGGACTGGGGGCTGCTGGAGCAGGCAACCGGCTTCCGGGAGCTGGAGGCTGGAACGAGCCCGTACTGGCGACGGCGCGAAGACTTTGACGCCGGCCGGCTGACCCCGGCGCAGTACTGGGAAAGCGTGCTGGGCCGGGACGCGGGCCAGGCCGAGGTGGACACTCTGGAGGAACTGGACGCAGCGCAGTGGGCGCATCTGAATCCCCGGACTATGGGGGTTCTGGAGACGCTGCACAGCGAGGGAGCCAACCTTGCCCTGCTCTCCAACATGCCGGACGGCATGTCGCGCAGGTATTCCGCCGAATCGCCCTGGGCGCAGTATTTCTCCAAGCTGTACTTCAGCGGACGGATGGGCCTGGTGAAACCGGACCGGCAGATCTTCGAGCGGGTGGTTGCCGGTCTGGGTGCGGCTCCCGAGGACATCGTCTTCATAGACGACAACACGCAGAACATCTCTATGGCACGGACCATGGGGTTCCGAACGATCCTCCACACCGGCGGGACGGACCTGCGGGCGGAGCTTTCGGGGCTTGGCCGGTAA